Proteins encoded within one genomic window of Couchioplanes caeruleus:
- a CDS encoding ABC transporter permease — translation MIRLTLRSLRANVARLLLSSVSIVLGVAFIAGSLMFTDGLSRAMTDQAAAQYRTTDVEVTPVGPSDAPGSADLVGRIRKVPGVRAAEGVASATSFGIVGKEGRQLRGAHRATTVAVDPALRMLDASQGRLPQKRGEIVLDEGTARREGLRVGDEVRIGGSDAAATAYRLVGLTQQSKGAVEARGAVVGMVLRDTLALSGDDRPQRVLVAAGDGIAESDLAGRIRAAMGGGAEVRTHDELVSAALERAVGDARTFRTALLGFGLIVVAVAAFVIANTFTIVLAQRTRETALLRLVGATRRQVFRSLVVEAAVLGLAGSLLGLLVGAGLAYALRAGFAALGASLPSGLTLTPATVAISVAVGAGVTVLSALLPTRRGTGVAPVAALSDTAVQDARRTGRGRRGLGIAAFLGGTAALTAAATTGVVEAVVAGTLLAFVGFVLLSPAVVPAVVRLLGVPAARLGGTTVSLALRNAVRNPRRIAATTNALVIGVTLVSTFTLMNESAKAPAEGKADARFGAHFLVTDGGTLSVLPPALVDSLRRMPELGTLYPQWEAFDGGEDDFLAVHAGYPVILSRGYPEHDGSIAALTPGTAVVTRETGIPVGQKVTVRGRAFTVVAAVPDTEDSAVLERSVWLTPDDLTKLFPKPSLSQLQADPASGVPASAARAALDRAARDFPTMTVHDRAAYVAELNAPLEQMLAVVTGLLVLAVVVALIGVANTLTLSVLERTRENTLLRAVGLTRRQLRGTLAAEALVMALTGTVLGVVASLVITRTLLSAIGRRGADLPLVVPWDRLGVLLAVAVVAALAASVLPARRAARRPVAENLAGE, via the coding sequence ATGATCCGGCTGACCCTGCGCTCGCTGCGCGCCAACGTCGCCCGGCTGCTGCTGTCCTCGGTGTCCATCGTGCTCGGAGTCGCCTTCATCGCAGGCAGCCTGATGTTCACCGACGGGCTGTCGCGGGCCATGACCGATCAGGCCGCCGCGCAGTACCGCACCACCGACGTCGAGGTCACCCCGGTCGGGCCGTCGGACGCTCCCGGCTCCGCCGATCTCGTCGGCCGGATCCGGAAGGTGCCGGGGGTTCGCGCCGCCGAGGGCGTCGCGAGTGCGACCTCGTTCGGCATCGTCGGCAAGGAGGGCCGGCAACTGCGCGGAGCCCACCGGGCCACCACCGTTGCGGTCGACCCGGCGCTGCGCATGCTGGATGCGAGCCAGGGCCGGCTGCCCCAAAAGCGCGGCGAGATCGTTCTCGACGAGGGCACCGCCCGCCGGGAAGGCCTGCGGGTGGGCGACGAGGTCCGGATCGGTGGCAGTGACGCAGCGGCCACGGCGTACCGGCTGGTGGGGCTGACGCAGCAGAGCAAGGGCGCGGTCGAAGCGCGCGGCGCCGTCGTCGGCATGGTGCTGCGCGACACGCTGGCGCTCAGCGGGGACGACCGGCCGCAGCGCGTCCTCGTCGCCGCCGGCGACGGGATCGCCGAGTCCGACCTGGCCGGCCGGATCCGCGCGGCGATGGGCGGCGGCGCCGAGGTGCGCACCCACGACGAGCTCGTCAGCGCCGCGCTGGAGCGGGCCGTCGGCGACGCCCGGACGTTCCGGACCGCGCTGCTCGGCTTCGGGCTGATCGTCGTGGCCGTCGCCGCGTTCGTCATCGCCAACACCTTCACCATCGTGCTGGCCCAGCGCACCCGGGAGACGGCGCTGCTGCGACTGGTCGGCGCGACCCGCCGGCAGGTGTTCCGGTCGCTGGTCGTCGAGGCGGCGGTGCTCGGCCTGGCCGGATCGCTGCTCGGCCTCCTCGTCGGCGCCGGGCTGGCCTACGCCCTGCGGGCGGGGTTCGCGGCGCTGGGCGCGAGCCTGCCCAGCGGCCTGACGCTCACCCCGGCGACCGTGGCGATCTCGGTCGCGGTCGGCGCGGGCGTGACCGTGCTCTCGGCGCTGCTGCCCACCCGCCGGGGCACCGGCGTGGCGCCGGTGGCCGCGCTGTCCGACACGGCCGTCCAGGACGCCCGCCGGACCGGGCGCGGGCGCCGAGGGCTGGGCATTGCCGCATTCCTCGGCGGCACCGCGGCGCTCACCGCCGCGGCCACCACCGGCGTGGTCGAGGCGGTGGTGGCCGGCACGCTGCTGGCCTTCGTGGGTTTCGTGCTGCTCAGCCCGGCCGTGGTGCCCGCCGTCGTGCGCTTGCTCGGCGTCCCGGCGGCGCGCCTCGGCGGGACGACCGTGTCCCTCGCGCTGCGCAACGCCGTACGCAATCCCCGCAGGATCGCCGCCACCACCAATGCGTTGGTGATCGGGGTGACCCTGGTGTCGACGTTCACCCTGATGAACGAGAGCGCGAAGGCACCGGCCGAGGGGAAGGCCGACGCGCGGTTCGGCGCGCACTTCCTGGTGACCGACGGCGGGACGCTGTCGGTGCTGCCTCCCGCCCTGGTCGACTCCCTGCGCCGGATGCCGGAGCTGGGCACCCTCTATCCGCAGTGGGAGGCGTTCGACGGCGGCGAGGACGACTTCCTCGCCGTCCACGCGGGCTACCCGGTCATCCTGAGCCGCGGCTATCCCGAGCATGACGGCTCGATCGCCGCGCTCACCCCCGGCACCGCCGTCGTGACCCGGGAGACCGGCATCCCGGTGGGCCAGAAGGTCACCGTCCGGGGCCGGGCCTTCACGGTCGTCGCGGCGGTCCCGGACACCGAGGACTCCGCCGTGCTGGAGCGGTCGGTGTGGTTGACCCCGGACGATCTCACGAAGCTGTTCCCGAAGCCGAGCCTGTCGCAACTGCAGGCCGACCCGGCCTCCGGCGTCCCGGCCTCGGCCGCGCGAGCCGCGCTCGACCGTGCGGCCCGCGACTTTCCGACGATGACCGTCCACGACCGGGCGGCGTACGTGGCCGAGCTCAACGCCCCGCTCGAGCAGATGCTCGCCGTCGTGACCGGACTGCTCGTCCTCGCCGTGGTCGTCGCGCTGATCGGCGTGGCCAACACCCTGACGCTGTCCGTACTGGAACGGACGCGGGAGAACACCCTGCTGCGGGCGGTCGGCCTCACCCGCCGTCAGTTGCGCGGCACCCTCGCCGCCGAGGCCCTGGTCATGGCCCTGACCGGCACCGTGCTGGGCGTCGTGGCGAGCCTCGTGATCACGCGGACCCTGCTGTCCGCGATCGGGCGGCGGGGCGCCGACCTCCCGCTCGTCGTGCCGTGGGACCGGCTCGGCGTATTGCTCGCCGTCGCGGTGGTCGCCGCGCTGGCCGCGTCGGTGCTCCCCGCCCGCCGGGCCGCCCGCCGTCCCGTAGCCGAGAACCTGGCCGGCGAATGA